The Primulina huaijiensis isolate GDHJ02 chromosome 17, ASM1229523v2, whole genome shotgun sequence genome window below encodes:
- the LOC140963203 gene encoding uncharacterized protein, with product MERYMAESMTPVDDGSEHAVPSPWSVNSMFKSVVGGKKKGRLYGCGSMASTLYPDEMAPGRRGGSSGVSQSSQSQQMADMRQTLDSSLRRNDELYERMQATKAENAMLRDLMVSLEEQVRVLVAGMSQGATAHTSGRTLLGPGTSHRSRGASVASSSRTHRLSQSYVPPTQGYGDGDDDDDETQSPEDSFF from the coding sequence ATGGAGCGCTACATGGCTGAGTCGATGACCCCTGTAGATGATGGATCAGAGCATGCTGTTCCCAGCCCGTGGTCGGTGAACAGCATGTTCAAGAGTGTGGTTGGGGGGAAGAAGAAGGGGAGGCTGTACGGGTGTGGGTCGATGGCCAGCACCTTATATCCAGATGAGATGGCTCCGGGTAGACGTGGTGGGTCATCGGGTGTCAGTCAGTCGTCTCAGTCCCAGCAGATGGCAGACATGCGACAGACTCTAGACTCATCGTTACGCCGTAACGATGAACTTTACGAGAGGATGCAGGCAACAAAGGCGGAGAACGCCATGCTGAGAGATCTCATGGTGTCACTAGAAGAGCAGGTCCGAGTCTTAGTTGCAGGCATGTCACAGGGAGCTACTGCGCATACATCAGGCCGCACGCTGCTTGGACCAGGCACTTCTCACAGATCACGTGGCGCATCAGTTGCTTCTTCATCTCGTACCCACAGATTATCACAAAGTTATGTTCCTCCGACGCAGGGGTACGGGGATGGAGATGACGACGATGACGAGACCCAGTCACCTGAAGATagttttttttga